In Roseofilum capinflatum BLCC-M114, the following proteins share a genomic window:
- a CDS encoding SDR family oxidoreductase — translation MKKLLITGASGFLGWNLCPIAQTHWQVYGTYHTHALSLPQITLSALNLLDFSALERLFTHIQPDAVIHTAAQSSPNYCQNHPQETDKININAAVKIAQLSAIAGIPCVFTSTDLVFDGTSAPYRESDRLSPVNHYGQQKVKAEQAMRQAYPQVTLCRMPLMFGAAPSQGSSFIQPFIRALRANQPLALFTDEWRTPVSATTAAQGLLLALNHPGELLHLGGKERISRYQFGQLMAESLHLPTELIQPARQQDVPMAAPRPQDVSLDSSKAFALGYNPPPLQAQLEALQGQV, via the coding sequence ATGAAAAAACTACTCATCACCGGGGCAAGTGGCTTTTTAGGCTGGAACCTCTGCCCAATTGCCCAAACTCACTGGCAAGTATACGGAACCTACCATACCCATGCCCTCAGCTTACCCCAGATTACCCTCTCCGCCCTTAATCTCCTGGACTTCAGCGCCCTAGAGCGCCTCTTCACCCACATTCAACCCGATGCTGTAATTCATACCGCCGCCCAATCCAGCCCCAACTATTGCCAAAATCATCCCCAAGAAACCGACAAAATTAACATTAACGCTGCCGTCAAAATTGCCCAACTCAGCGCCATTGCCGGAATTCCCTGCGTCTTTACCTCCACCGATCTCGTCTTTGATGGCACAAGCGCACCTTACCGAGAAAGCGATCGCCTATCCCCCGTTAACCATTATGGACAGCAAAAAGTAAAAGCAGAACAAGCCATGCGCCAAGCCTATCCCCAAGTCACCCTGTGCCGGATGCCTCTGATGTTCGGCGCAGCTCCTAGCCAGGGTAGCAGTTTTATCCAACCCTTTATTCGCGCCTTGCGAGCCAATCAACCCCTCGCCCTATTCACCGACGAATGGCGCACCCCCGTAAGCGCCACCACCGCCGCCCAAGGACTCCTGCTTGCCCTCAACCATCCAGGGGAACTCTTGCATCTTGGCGGCAAAGAGCGTATTTCCCGCTATCAGTTTGGGCAACTGATGGCAGAATCCCTACACCTGCCCACGGAGTTAATCCAACCCGCCCGCCAACAGGATGTCCCCATGGCAGCCCCCCGCCCCCAAGATGTCTCCTTAGACAGCTCCAAAGCCTTTGCCCTGGGCTATAATCCCCCGCCTCTACAGGCGCAATTAGAGGCACTCCAGGGGCAAGTTTAG
- a CDS encoding GNAT family N-acetyltransferase: MHVGDSRKPNKYVGFHFVQPNLRENGEGIVRVLGQFNISLIDYLDLISVSVNQTINTVMNIIALESSNFAIASDCLSAAFSQDPLLSEFLPENPSAKRRALNHGNQAFLSYAKSYQHIYTTAEQLKGVAIWLPPEASQMNLSQLLPLITSGLLTIPFYMRWTRLFDYMRLMGQTLQLHEQMAPEPHWYLAMLGVSPEYQGQGIGGMLIQPVLQIADRTQTPCYLEASTPGAVRFYERNGFEVVYQGSFGDRQYWSMKRQPKH; encoded by the coding sequence GTGCATGTCGGCGACAGCCGAAAACCCAACAAATACGTTGGGTTTCACTTCGTTCAACCCAACCTACGGGAAAATGGCGAAGGTATTGTTAGAGTGTTAGGACAATTTAACATTAGTTTAATTGATTACCTGGACTTGATATCAGTGAGCGTCAATCAAACCATTAACACCGTCATGAATATCATTGCCTTAGAATCATCAAATTTTGCGATCGCCTCCGATTGCCTCTCAGCCGCATTCAGCCAAGATCCGCTCCTAAGTGAGTTCTTACCCGAAAACCCCAGCGCCAAACGAAGGGCGCTCAACCACGGCAACCAAGCCTTTCTCAGCTACGCTAAGTCCTATCAGCACATTTACACCACGGCTGAACAGCTAAAAGGTGTGGCCATTTGGTTGCCCCCAGAAGCCTCCCAGATGAACTTATCTCAACTCTTGCCCTTGATAACATCAGGACTGCTCACTATTCCGTTTTATATGCGTTGGACACGGCTATTTGACTACATGCGTCTGATGGGGCAAACGCTACAGTTACATGAGCAGATGGCTCCAGAACCCCATTGGTATTTAGCAATGCTAGGTGTTTCTCCAGAATACCAGGGGCAAGGCATTGGCGGCATGTTAATTCAACCCGTGCTACAAATAGCCGATCGCACCCAGACACCCTGTTATTTAGAAGCCTCTACACCTGGAGCGGTGCGATTTTACGAGCGCAATGGGTTTGAGGTCGTTTATCAAGGTTCATTTGGCGATCGCCAGTATTGGTCAATGAAACGGCAACCCAAGCATTAA
- a CDS encoding gas vesicle protein K: MTSSIIPSSDHSPDAGLAPLLLTVVELIRQLMEAQVIRRMDSESLSEEELDRAAESLQRLEEQIINLCEIFDIDPADLNIDLGEIGSLLPKQGYYPGEKSDRPSILELLDRLLHTGIVVQGDVDLGLAQLNLIHAKLRLILTSKPIGDPK, encoded by the coding sequence ATGACTTCTTCTATTATTCCCTCTTCCGATCACTCCCCTGACGCAGGACTTGCCCCCCTACTGCTCACCGTTGTCGAACTCATTCGTCAACTCATGGAAGCTCAAGTCATTCGGCGCATGGATTCTGAGAGCCTAAGCGAAGAAGAATTAGACCGAGCAGCCGAAAGCTTACAGCGTCTAGAAGAACAGATTATCAACCTGTGCGAAATATTCGACATCGATCCAGCCGACTTAAACATCGATTTAGGAGAAATCGGTTCCCTATTGCCCAAACAAGGCTATTATCCAGGGGAAAAGAGCGATCGCCCCTCCATTTTAGAACTCCTAGACCGCCTATTGCATACCGGCATTGTCGTTCAAGGCGACGTAGACCTCGGTTTAGCCCAACTCAACCTCATCCATGCCAAACTTCGCTTAATTCTCACCTCCAAACCCATCGGCGATCCAAAATAG
- a CDS encoding GmrSD restriction endonuclease domain-containing protein encodes MTQEDFETIFTSHLKIETYSKSIDSLFSLRSLSKIDYKPYYQRNYVWDNHKATYFIESILLGTEIPPLIFFNNGSGIEVIDGRQRFETIKRFKENEFSLTRNGLTALKKIAKATYQSLQASSETKSIIDLFLDAKIRIIEFEIVNEPRLNPSLEDKVKKEIFGRYNSGITPLKKPEIDNALYDEDSVFQHFKNFVKQNSEFCNMVTDLFLPKSKDSERVSDSGRILQFIRRYLVLYKFPIRYYSWGNNRTETLDKLYEHMANEVEDVNYLCDRFVEKVHLVHQMKQVFTEQSLIVKRPAFECLLWVLQVLDAEEIDLSKVNTPKFIERLGHAISDNNDKFVDSHYYRVVQERFSFTAKLFEQEFGVNLRAYVEGDKQTRDELNLIRKSENDDTITKLGELESLRVTKPEPSRNSIDDIARVMDRNMFLVRPSYQRAEVINISKASSIIESILLDISLPPIFIFKRKDGVSEVIDGQQRLLTILGFIGKKYMDESGHQCTSKNTGFALKGLKILKHLNNKKYNDLKNLDPSLQDKILDFELFVVEIQESLNPDFNPVDLFVRLNNKPYPIRENSFEMWNSWVDREIIENIRENVDKHRKWFYIKLVKSRNDRDRMENEELYTSLAYLECQRLKNKEADKYLYIYNRNDGINVRMCSSHEITKLLQSVFEDEKEKTNFTKSIKNVESFVKKVKVILLDRDVEGGKEELDKFFGDELNLLFKAQRQVRSFRRTKQDFYLLWYLVNPLNLEMVKFHRLKIKQDLQNIFSNLRNSSQSFTKDLFLEKVKDFHQRYAINPRKIKLSEAEKLEKLRGQDHRCAISGSPIFIGDDIEVDHSTPLSIGGEDSIENLKITHSDSNRKKGSKLISE; translated from the coding sequence TTGACTCAAGAAGACTTTGAAACAATTTTTACATCGCACTTGAAAATTGAAACTTATTCAAAATCTATAGACTCACTATTTAGTTTACGCAGTTTAAGTAAAATCGATTACAAGCCTTATTACCAGAGAAATTATGTATGGGATAATCATAAAGCGACTTACTTTATTGAAAGTATTTTATTGGGTACTGAGATCCCCCCTCTTATATTTTTTAACAACGGTTCTGGCATTGAAGTAATTGATGGAAGGCAAAGGTTTGAAACAATAAAGCGTTTTAAAGAAAACGAATTTTCATTGACAAGGAATGGTCTGACAGCCCTAAAGAAGATAGCTAAAGCAACTTATCAATCTTTACAAGCTAGTTCTGAAACTAAAAGTATAATTGATTTATTTCTTGATGCCAAAATTAGAATTATAGAATTTGAAATAGTTAACGAACCTAGACTCAATCCAAGCCTGGAAGATAAAGTTAAAAAAGAAATATTTGGTAGATATAATTCTGGTATAACCCCTTTAAAGAAGCCAGAAATAGATAATGCTCTATATGATGAAGATTCAGTTTTTCAACATTTCAAGAATTTTGTAAAACAAAATTCTGAATTCTGCAATATGGTTACCGATCTTTTCTTGCCGAAGTCGAAGGATAGTGAAAGAGTGTCTGATAGTGGCAGAATATTACAGTTCATTCGTAGGTATTTAGTTCTTTACAAGTTTCCTATTAGATATTACTCATGGGGAAACAATAGAACTGAAACCCTCGATAAATTGTATGAGCATATGGCAAATGAGGTAGAAGATGTAAATTATTTATGTGATAGATTTGTAGAAAAAGTTCATCTAGTTCATCAAATGAAGCAGGTATTTACAGAACAAAGTTTAATTGTAAAACGACCAGCTTTTGAATGTTTGTTATGGGTGCTTCAGGTATTAGATGCTGAAGAAATAGATTTATCTAAGGTCAATACACCCAAATTTATTGAACGTTTAGGTCATGCAATTTCAGATAATAATGATAAGTTTGTTGATTCTCATTACTATCGTGTAGTTCAAGAACGTTTCTCATTTACAGCGAAGTTATTTGAGCAGGAATTTGGTGTAAATCTTCGTGCTTATGTAGAGGGTGATAAACAGACAAGAGATGAGTTAAATCTCATTAGGAAGAGTGAAAATGACGATACAATCACAAAACTGGGTGAATTAGAATCTCTAAGAGTAACAAAGCCAGAACCATCGCGAAATTCAATAGATGACATTGCGAGAGTGATGGATCGGAATATGTTTCTTGTTCGTCCTTCTTATCAAAGAGCAGAAGTAATTAATATATCTAAAGCATCTTCAATTATTGAAAGTATTCTTTTAGATATTAGTCTTCCTCCCATCTTTATTTTTAAGCGTAAAGATGGCGTTTCAGAGGTGATAGATGGACAACAGCGCCTGTTAACAATTTTAGGTTTTATCGGTAAAAAGTATATGGATGAGAGTGGTCATCAATGTACAAGTAAAAATACAGGCTTTGCTTTAAAGGGATTAAAAATACTGAAGCATTTAAACAACAAAAAATACAACGATCTTAAAAATCTTGATCCTTCTTTACAAGATAAGATTTTAGACTTTGAACTATTCGTAGTTGAAATTCAAGAAAGTCTAAATCCAGATTTTAACCCTGTTGATCTTTTTGTTAGGCTCAATAATAAGCCATATCCAATTAGAGAGAATTCTTTCGAGATGTGGAATTCTTGGGTGGATAGAGAAATTATCGAAAATATTAGAGAGAATGTTGATAAGCATAGAAAGTGGTTTTATATTAAACTTGTAAAGAGCCGTAATGATAGAGATAGGATGGAAAACGAAGAACTTTATACATCCTTAGCATACCTTGAATGTCAGAGGCTCAAAAATAAGGAGGCTGATAAGTATTTGTACATTTATAATAGGAATGATGGTATAAATGTAAGGATGTGTTCATCGCACGAAATCACTAAGCTACTTCAAAGTGTTTTTGAAGATGAAAAGGAAAAGACTAATTTTACAAAAAGTATCAAGAATGTGGAAAGCTTTGTAAAAAAAGTAAAGGTTATTTTGCTTGATAGGGATGTTGAAGGAGGAAAAGAAGAGTTGGATAAGTTTTTTGGGGATGAACTAAATTTGCTATTTAAAGCGCAAAGACAAGTTCGTTCATTTAGGCGTACAAAACAAGACTTTTATCTTCTTTGGTATCTTGTCAATCCACTTAACTTAGAAATGGTTAAATTTCATAGGTTAAAGATCAAACAAGATTTGCAAAATATTTTTTCTAATTTGAGAAATTCTTCACAAAGTTTTACAAAAGATCTATTTTTAGAGAAAGTCAAGGATTTTCATCAAAGATATGCAATTAACCCAAGAAAAATTAAACTTTCTGAAGCCGAAAAGCTTGAAAAACTTAGAGGACAAGATCATCGCTGTGCTATTTCAGGATCACCTATATTTATAGGAGATGATATTGAGGTAGATCATAGTACACCGTTAAGCATAGGTGGAGAAGATTCTATAGAGAATCTTAAAATTACTCACAGTGATAGTAACAGAAAGAAAGGCTCTAAACTTATATCTGAATAA
- the petH gene encoding ferredoxin--NADP reductase, whose amino-acid sequence MYTSSLIGRASSVSSNRLFQFEVVGLNPGSMANMNCSVRRSGSVFITVPYSRMNQEMKRIARLGGKILNIVPLNADTSSRKESVWEPAPVPSPVPSTPGTEGKVHKKSEDQKIPINIYRPKDPYIGKCLSNEKLVAEGGSGIVQHLTFDLSQGDLKYVEGQSIGIIPPGNDDKGKPHKLRLYSIASTRHGDDEEDKTVSLCVRQLEYKHPESGETVYGVCSTYLCNLEPGADVAITGPVGKEMLLPDDEEATVIMMGTGTGIAPFRAYLWRMFKEKHEDYKFRGFAWLFFGIPYSQNILYREELEKMQQEHPENFRLTYAISREQKNPEGGKMYIQDRIKENADELWQLIQKPNTHTYICGLKGMEGGIDEGMSAAASKFNVDWKDYQKQLKKEHRWHVETY is encoded by the coding sequence ATGTATACATCAAGTTTAATCGGTAGAGCCAGTAGCGTGTCGTCAAACCGTCTGTTTCAGTTTGAAGTGGTCGGTCTTAACCCAGGTAGCATGGCGAATATGAATTGTTCTGTTCGTCGCAGTGGTAGTGTCTTCATTACTGTGCCTTACAGCCGTATGAATCAGGAAATGAAGCGGATTGCTCGTCTGGGTGGCAAAATTCTTAACATTGTGCCCCTTAATGCTGATACGTCCTCTCGTAAAGAATCAGTTTGGGAGCCTGCCCCTGTCCCTTCACCTGTCCCTTCTACCCCAGGGACTGAAGGTAAAGTCCATAAAAAATCTGAAGATCAAAAGATTCCCATCAATATTTACCGACCGAAAGATCCTTACATTGGGAAGTGCCTCAGTAATGAAAAGTTGGTTGCTGAAGGGGGATCGGGGATTGTTCAACATTTGACGTTCGATCTGTCCCAAGGTGACCTCAAGTATGTGGAAGGCCAAAGTATTGGGATTATTCCCCCTGGCAATGATGATAAGGGTAAACCCCATAAGTTACGGTTGTATTCGATCGCCTCTACTCGTCATGGGGATGATGAGGAGGATAAGACGGTTTCTTTGTGTGTGAGACAGCTTGAATATAAACACCCAGAAAGCGGAGAGACGGTTTATGGGGTTTGTTCGACTTATCTGTGCAATCTGGAGCCGGGTGCGGATGTGGCGATTACGGGCCCAGTTGGTAAGGAGATGCTGTTACCGGATGATGAGGAAGCTACGGTTATTATGATGGGAACGGGAACGGGAATTGCGCCGTTCCGTGCTTATCTCTGGCGCATGTTTAAGGAGAAGCACGAAGATTATAAGTTCCGAGGATTTGCTTGGTTGTTCTTTGGTATTCCTTATAGTCAAAATATTCTCTATCGGGAAGAGTTGGAAAAAATGCAGCAGGAACACCCAGAGAATTTCCGCCTTACTTATGCGATTAGCCGCGAACAGAAGAATCCTGAAGGCGGTAAGATGTATATCCAAGACCGGATTAAGGAAAATGCGGATGAGCTGTGGCAGTTGATCCAAAAACCGAATACCCATACCTATATTTGTGGTCTCAAAGGTATGGAAGGCGGTATTGATGAAGGGATGTCTGCGGCGGCTAGTAAGTTTAATGTTGACTGGAAGGATTACCAGAAACAACTGAAAAAAGAACATCGTTGGCATGTGGAAACTTACTAA
- a CDS encoding papain-like cysteine protease family protein has protein sequence MHPAWAGAGGNWPAIDEVVDARVVRQESEFSCAAACAQMLLRERGIDVTQAIIEQVTGVPIAPGMLASALNQFDPDPSGQWKGGFLDLPGATEWQVVEILNNTGLWAAVFWEIGARIGHMVIVEGLARSGYILILDPWEGTRYRMKKEDFLQYWNLTGVYWSLG, from the coding sequence ATGCATCCTGCTTGGGCTGGTGCAGGTGGAAATTGGCCTGCTATTGATGAAGTTGTAGACGCTAGAGTTGTCCGTCAAGAAAGCGAGTTTTCTTGTGCAGCCGCTTGTGCCCAAATGCTGCTGCGGGAACGGGGAATTGATGTGACTCAGGCTATAATTGAGCAGGTAACTGGAGTACCGATCGCACCAGGAATGCTTGCCTCAGCACTCAACCAATTCGATCCAGATCCTTCTGGGCAGTGGAAAGGTGGTTTTTTGGATTTGCCAGGGGCAACAGAATGGCAAGTTGTGGAAATCTTGAACAATACCGGATTGTGGGCGGCTGTGTTTTGGGAAATTGGTGCCAGAATTGGGCATATGGTTATCGTTGAGGGTCTCGCGAGAAGCGGCTATATTTTAATTCTCGATCCTTGGGAGGGGACGAGATATCGAATGAAAAAAGAAGATTTTTTGCAATACTGGAACCTTACAGGAGTTTACTGGAGTTTAGGATGA
- a CDS encoding pentapeptide repeat-containing protein, translating to MSQDADTLFKQGIEEYQGGNLEGAKSLWEQALSVYRTEENAQRQGAALGNLGAVSQALGRVEEAIAYYKQHLSLAQDVGDRPGQRNALNNLGNVYSSLPDFPEALNYYQQSLKLAQEWGDLGQQGEALFNLRQVYQAMQDEEQEQQCLEEQWAIAKQLLEKHPQDILDIAQQVGLNPLSDFAGVNLAQMNFHYANLGGANLTETNLSGADLSLADLAHAQLSHANLEKAILSNANLRDANLQNANLQGADLRTILPRADLSDANLEGANLSGAYLQRANLSRANLENADLSYADLTDVNLQEARLTGTLLKQANIEKANVNQAYFKDNPKLSSALKQHLRDKGAIVE from the coding sequence ATGTCTCAGGATGCCGACACGCTATTTAAACAGGGAATTGAGGAGTATCAAGGGGGGAATTTAGAGGGGGCGAAATCTCTCTGGGAACAGGCTTTATCTGTCTACCGTACCGAGGAAAATGCCCAGCGCCAAGGGGCGGCTTTGGGTAATTTGGGGGCGGTGAGTCAGGCGCTGGGTAGGGTTGAGGAGGCGATCGCCTATTACAAGCAGCATCTAAGTTTAGCGCAAGATGTTGGCGATCGCCCAGGACAACGGAATGCCCTGAATAATTTGGGCAATGTTTATAGCAGTTTGCCGGATTTTCCCGAAGCTCTGAACTATTATCAACAAAGCTTAAAGTTGGCTCAGGAATGGGGGGATTTGGGGCAGCAAGGAGAGGCTCTATTTAATTTGCGTCAAGTGTATCAAGCGATGCAGGATGAGGAGCAGGAACAGCAGTGTTTAGAGGAGCAATGGGCGATCGCCAAGCAATTACTGGAAAAACATCCCCAAGATATTTTAGACATTGCCCAACAGGTAGGCTTAAATCCCCTTTCAGATTTTGCCGGAGTAAATTTAGCCCAGATGAATTTTCATTATGCTAATTTAGGCGGCGCAAATTTAACCGAAACTAATTTAAGCGGGGCAGATTTAAGTTTAGCAGATTTAGCCCATGCCCAGTTAAGTCATGCCAACCTAGAAAAGGCAATTTTAAGTAATGCGAATTTGCGCGATGCGAATTTGCAGAATGCCAATTTACAAGGGGCAGATTTACGCACCATTTTACCTCGCGCAGATTTGAGTGATGCCAATTTGGAAGGGGCAAATTTATCGGGGGCATATCTGCAACGAGCGAATTTATCCCGCGCCAATTTAGAAAATGCGGATCTTTCCTATGCAGATTTGACGGATGTGAATTTACAGGAGGCACGGTTAACGGGAACTCTGTTAAAACAGGCGAATATTGAGAAGGCGAATGTTAATCAAGCCTATTTTAAGGATAACCCGAAATTGTCTTCAGCCCTGAAGCAACATTTGCGCGATAAAGGGGCAATTGTGGAGTGA
- a CDS encoding DUF5615 family PIN-like protein: MKIWIDAQLPPTLANWLTETFGLEAIALRDLGLRDAQDIEIFAAAQAENVVIMTKDSDFIDLVCRLGSPPQILWLTCGNVTNRNLRQLLTATLSDALEQLRQGEMIVEITNTP; this comes from the coding sequence ATGAAGATTTGGATCGATGCTCAACTGCCCCCCACATTAGCCAATTGGCTAACAGAAACGTTTGGTTTGGAAGCGATCGCATTGCGAGATTTAGGACTTCGAGATGCTCAAGATATCGAAATTTTTGCAGCAGCACAGGCTGAAAATGTTGTGATTATGACGAAAGACAGTGATTTCATCGATTTGGTATGTCGTTTAGGATCGCCTCCTCAAATTTTGTGGCTCACTTGTGGCAATGTCACTAACCGCAACTTGCGACAATTGTTGACGGCGACTTTATCTGATGCGTTAGAGCAATTGCGCCAAGGGGAAATGATTGTGGAAATTACGAATACTCCTTAA
- a CDS encoding DUF433 domain-containing protein, giving the protein MSSTPELLNRITQNPGQCGGRPCIRGMRIRVTDILEMLAENVSIPEILEDFPDLELADIQACLVFAARRTDFPRLTA; this is encoded by the coding sequence ATGAGTTCAACGCCTGAATTACTGAACCGAATTACGCAAAATCCCGGTCAATGTGGCGGTCGTCCCTGTATTCGAGGGATGCGAATTCGCGTCACGGATATTTTAGAAATGTTGGCAGAAAATGTTAGCATTCCTGAAATTTTAGAGGACTTTCCCGATCTAGAACTAGCGGATATTCAGGCTTGTTTAGTCTTTGCTGCACGACGTACTGATTTTCCCAGACTAACCGCATGA
- a CDS encoding pentapeptide repeat-containing protein, producing MGKGQFITTEVAGNGGERGEFRVWERVQDAFSDRSCLAYWRYPLFSPQGKHRKEPDILILDRQLGIIVIEVKSIRIHQIAQISGHRWHYQGFYQKSGSPYQQAEQQVWAILRRCEGEPGLKLGLMSRAIVALPYITQEQWQEKQFDRLLSAPPILFENHLRVTAIAQLFHQIETIAPLTSGAPLSEQQWQLLRSLIGGTPLFQPNPSSRWRLYPSPSRAEILAQARQQFSQLDLAQETLAKTIPPGVQRIRGIAGSGKTVVLCQKAAHMHLKHPDWKIAIVFFSRSLYQTITEQLDRWLRHFSEGQVGYTSRNRNLRVFHGWGAKGQPGFYRFLCRLSGVAPRTVADTLRYAPHEALAEVCIDLLRRGKIPQVFDALFIDEGQDFLVQDNIKFEQKQPFYWLAYQSLRPCNPLHPEQRRLIWTMDEYQHLDPQQVTTVRDLFGSELAHLLNGVHPGNIPKTEILCKSYRTPAQVLRVAYGLAMGIFRPQGCLTELCQKSDWQALGFQVEGELLPGSSITLTRPLDADLNPVSQLASGALIEFQSYDSRQEELANLGYQLRQNLRQDGLKPSRDILVILLGSRIHTRQLEPMVVEALLRQGIDVYLPGQKQDSGSKNEFWRDGCVTVSSIEKAKGNEADMVYAIALDHIAQDESNLSLRNHLFIALTRTRAWVRISGTGNYSLYQEFKQLLQVENSLTFTLPQQPQRSLSLTDISEVIDRYTAGDRNFQGMNLKGAQLPGINLSQANFIRTEFQEANLENAQLQGTKFIFANLSQTNLRGANLRQAKLMGANLSEAQLEGADLTHADLSDANLDGTQF from the coding sequence ATGGGGAAGGGGCAATTTATTACCACTGAAGTTGCTGGAAATGGGGGGGAGCGGGGGGAGTTTCGGGTATGGGAAAGGGTACAGGATGCCTTTAGCGATAGATCTTGTTTGGCATATTGGCGCTATCCCCTGTTTTCTCCCCAGGGTAAGCATCGTAAGGAACCGGATATTCTGATTCTGGATCGCCAATTGGGAATTATCGTCATTGAAGTCAAGTCTATACGGATTCACCAAATCGCCCAAATTAGCGGTCATCGTTGGCATTATCAGGGATTTTACCAGAAAAGTGGATCGCCCTATCAGCAGGCAGAGCAGCAGGTTTGGGCGATTCTGAGACGGTGTGAGGGGGAACCGGGGTTAAAGTTGGGTTTGATGAGTCGGGCGATCGTGGCTCTACCTTATATTACCCAAGAACAGTGGCAAGAAAAACAATTCGATCGCCTCTTATCCGCTCCTCCTATTCTGTTTGAAAACCATCTGCGCGTCACTGCGATTGCCCAACTTTTTCATCAGATTGAAACTATCGCTCCCCTCACTTCAGGCGCACCCCTCAGCGAACAGCAATGGCAACTTTTGCGCTCTCTGATCGGTGGTACTCCCCTTTTTCAACCCAATCCCAGTAGCCGATGGCGCTTATATCCCTCTCCCAGTCGCGCCGAAATTTTAGCCCAAGCCAGACAACAGTTTTCCCAACTGGATTTAGCCCAAGAAACTCTCGCTAAAACCATTCCACCCGGAGTACAACGGATTCGCGGCATTGCCGGATCGGGGAAAACTGTGGTTCTCTGCCAAAAAGCCGCCCACATGCACCTGAAACATCCGGATTGGAAAATCGCGATCGTCTTCTTTAGCCGCAGTCTTTACCAAACCATTACCGAGCAACTCGATCGCTGGCTCCGTCACTTTAGCGAAGGGCAAGTGGGTTACACTTCCCGTAATCGCAACTTGCGGGTTTTTCACGGTTGGGGAGCCAAAGGACAACCCGGTTTTTACCGCTTCTTATGTCGTCTCTCTGGAGTGGCTCCGCGCACCGTTGCCGACACCTTAAGATATGCCCCCCATGAAGCCCTGGCGGAGGTTTGTATTGACCTGTTACGTCGGGGAAAGATACCCCAAGTTTTTGATGCTCTTTTTATTGATGAAGGACAGGATTTCTTAGTCCAAGATAACATAAAATTCGAGCAAAAGCAACCCTTTTACTGGTTAGCTTACCAATCCCTACGCCCTTGTAATCCCTTGCATCCAGAGCAACGGCGCTTGATTTGGACGATGGATGAATATCAACATCTCGATCCCCAGCAAGTAACCACGGTGCGCGACTTATTCGGCTCGGAGTTGGCACATCTCTTAAATGGAGTTCATCCGGGCAATATTCCCAAAACGGAAATCCTCTGTAAATCCTATCGCACTCCGGCCCAAGTGTTAAGGGTTGCCTACGGTTTAGCCATGGGAATTTTTCGCCCCCAAGGATGTTTAACCGAGTTATGCCAAAAATCGGATTGGCAAGCTCTAGGATTTCAGGTTGAGGGCGAACTGTTACCCGGCAGTTCCATTACTCTCACTCGTCCCCTGGATGCAGATTTAAATCCGGTGAGTCAGTTAGCATCAGGGGCACTAATTGAGTTTCAATCTTACGACTCGCGCCAGGAAGAGTTAGCGAATCTAGGTTATCAGTTAAGGCAAAATTTACGCCAAGATGGACTTAAACCCAGTCGAGATATTTTGGTGATTCTGTTGGGTTCTCGAATTCACACGCGCCAACTGGAGCCGATGGTGGTTGAGGCACTCCTAAGACAAGGCATTGATGTCTATCTTCCGGGACAAAAGCAGGATTCTGGCTCTAAAAATGAGTTTTGGCGTGACGGTTGTGTGACGGTTTCTAGCATTGAGAAAGCCAAAGGAAATGAAGCGGACATGGTTTACGCGATCGCCCTCGATCATATTGCCCAAGATGAGAGCAATTTATCCCTGCGAAATCACCTGTTTATTGCCTTGACACGAACCAGAGCTTGGGTTAGGATTAGTGGTACGGGTAACTATTCCCTTTATCAAGAGTTTAAGCAACTGTTACAAGTAGAAAATAGTCTAACTTTTACCCTCCCCCAACAGCCTCAGCGCTCCCTTTCTCTCACCGATATTAGTGAAGTAATCGATCGCTACACAGCCGGAGATAGAAACTTCCAAGGCATGAACTTAAAAGGCGCTCAACTCCCCGGAATCAACCTCTCCCAAGCCAACTTCATCCGCACCGAATTCCAGGAAGCCAACTTAGAAAACGCCCAACTCCAAGGCACGAAATTTATCTTCGCCAACTTAAGCCAAACCAACCTCCGAGGAGCCAATTTAAGGCAAGCGAAACTCATGGGAGCCAACTTATCGGAGGCTCAATTAGAGGGAGCAGATTTAACCCATGCAGATTTAAGCGATGCCAACTTAGACGGAACGCAATTTTAG